The Pseudophryne corroboree isolate aPseCor3 chromosome 2, aPseCor3.hap2, whole genome shotgun sequence genome has a segment encoding these proteins:
- the EVI2A gene encoding protein EVI2A has protein sequence MKMMQFSLHLVILFVAFSCKAEVNQTDFDGLNSETISTYIKNSSDVQSYSFGDKNSIHVSKNRNLLIKQGSRTTESTRMTTVTHKMAPLTTGTEQSSKTHTMNIISNNRCTWKEEKYKTGIMICIIIIALLVLICAVLIICSVALANKISRLKKKLTQTKRQARSNGDFLSASSILWPTGMETWQRKAQAAMETMDEIALGDTSNSSDDEKHKLMATQALEKSIETKMEDKTTDSTTDEIITTVSTVEV, from the coding sequence ATGAAGATGATGCAGTTTTCTCTACATCTTGTAATACTGTTTGTTGCCTTCAGTTGTAAAGCAGAAGTAAACCAGACAGATTTTGATGGTCTCAACAGTGAGACAATTTCGACATATATAAAAAACTCTTCTGATGTTCAAAGCTACTCCTTTGGTGATAAAAATTCTATACATGTAAGTAAAAATAGAAATCTGCTAATAAAACAGGGCTCCAGAACAACTGAAAGCACACGGATGACAACAGTCACACATAAAATGGCACCATTAACCACTGGAACAGAGCAAAGTAGCAAAACCCATACCATGAACATCATTTCCAACAATAGATGTACCTGGAAAGAGGAGAAATATAAGACTGGAATAATGATATGTATCATTATAATAGCGCTGTTAGTGCTGATTTGTGCAGTGTTGATCATATGCTCGGTGGCACTGGCAAATAAAATATCCAGACTTAAAAAGAAGCTCACACAAACAAAGCGTCAGGCAAGGAGCAATGGAGACTTTCTAAGTGCTTCCAGTATTCTGTGGCCAACGGGAATGGAAACATGGCAAAGAAAAGCTCAGGCAGCAATGGAAACCATGGATGAGATTGCTTTGGGAGATACAAGTAACTCCTCTGACGATGAGAAACACAAGCTCATGGCAACTCAAGCACTAGAAAAATCAATAGAGACTAAAATGGAGGACAAAACCACAGACTCAACAACTGATGAAATCATTACAACAGTATCCACAGTCGAAGTCTAA